The following are encoded together in the Panicum virgatum strain AP13 chromosome 6K, P.virgatum_v5, whole genome shotgun sequence genome:
- the LOC120711738 gene encoding uncharacterized protein LOC120711738, with amino-acid sequence MPPEGAAAQGAAGGGAGDRLGGLPDRVLLRVLSHLKAWEAVRTCALSRRWRNLWASASRLDIRHPCGCAGAEADDMLQPPEAFATFVKNLLLRRRPMAPLDSLRLCWSHEAPDGNANFWIAYAVRHGAEEIELSGEHHLVNPSPKYTSFIVDGDEFVKTRLRILKLTHVRLDGTTLTQLCSRCACLKELELRNCLIPHETTIQPILLERLTMIRCYVMKQLSVYAPNLVALQFSRNFGFVPWIQNLGLLAASNIKQLAAASNIKQLAPRRKYPECSSLGFCNLRILKLSRVKMDDTTLTLLCSRCTSLEQLELSDCSVVGERIWSTSLKYLTMISCKFAIGFRIDAPNLVLLCCIEPFQHFPLTQKMEFLVTATIILYDNCLLPDCQWLQEKDDSDDNSNDDSANDSGDNKHNESDDNSNYYDSDRSAPSDEEEDDRIVGYGEISREHIHKAYKYLIYGHKTRAGEPVESYGNNERNVSGNFGGVAMLLSLSHVKTMHLLAHPGEVLLTRELKSCTDFKNLKTLTLGEWCITPGFDVLAAMLGHSPNLENLFLQLDMAYNSRVDFNPRASSFECTNLKMVRITCCKHDVMVHTLAEFFSENNIPDNKIFVRRSACSGCVGGTSSQAKRKAQSEANRREAKWMKAGN; translated from the exons ATGCCCCCTGAGGGCGCAGCGGCGCAGGgggcggccggaggcggcgccggcgaccgccTCGGCGGCCTCCCCGACCGGGTCCTCCTCCGGGTCCTGTCGCACCTCAAGGCGTGGGAGGCGGTGCGCACGTGCGCGCTCTCCAGGCGCTGGCGCAACCTGTGGGCCTCCGCGAGCCGCCTCGACATCCGCCACCCGTGCGGCTGCGCCGGCGCCGAAGCCGACGACATGCTCCAGCCGCCGGAGGCGTTCGCCACGTTCGTCAAGAACctgctgctccggcggcggccgatggcGCCGTTGGACTCGCTCCGCCTCTGCTGGAGCCACGAGGCTCCCGACGGCAACGCCAACTTCTGGATCGCCTACGCCGTCAGGCACGGCGCGGAGGAGATCGAGCTCTCCGGGGAGCACCACCTCGTGAACCCGTCGCCGAAGTACACGAGCTTCATCGTTGATGGCGATGAGTTCGTCAAGACTCGCCTCAGGATCTTGAAGCTTACCCATGTCCGGCTGGATGGCACCACCCTCACGCAGCTCTGCTCTAGGTGCGCCTGTTTGAAAGAACTGGAGCTCAGGAATTGCCTCATACCGCACGAGACGACGATTCAGCCGATCTTGCTGGAGCGTTTGACCATGATCAGGTGCTACGTCATGAAGCAACTCTCTGTCTATGCTCCGAACCTTGTCGCGCTGCAGTTCAGCAGAAATTTTGGATTTGTTCCGTGGATTCAGAACTTGGGGTTGCTAGCAGCATCCAATATCAAGCAACTGGCAGCAGCATCCAATATCAAGCAACTGGCACCGCGGCGTAAGTACCCTGAGTGCTCCAGCCTTGGTTTTTGCAACCTTAGGATCTTGAAGCTCTCCCGTGTCAAGATGGACGACACCACCCTCACACTGCTCTGTTCTAGATGCACTTCTTTGGAACAGCTAGAGCTTAGTGATTGTTCGGTTGTGGGCGAGAGGATATGGTCCACCTCGCTGAAGTATCTGACCATGATCAGCTGCAAATTCGCTATTGGATTCAGGATAGATGCGCCGAACCTGGTCTTGCTGTGCTGCATTGAACCTTTTCAGCATTTTCCTCTGACCCAGAAAATGGAATTCCTAGTCACAGCGACCATTATTCTTTATGACAATTGCTTGCTTCCAGATTGCCAATGGCTACAGGAGAAAGATGACTCAGATGATAACAGCAATGATGATTCTGCTAATGACTCTGGTGATAACAAGCACAACGAATCTGATGATAATAGTAATTACTATGATTCTGATCGGTCTGCAcctagtgatgaggaggaggatgacCGTATTGTGGGCTATGGTGAGATTTCAAGGGAGCATATACATAAAGCATACAAGTATTTGATTTATGGTCATAAAACCCGTGCGGGTGAACCTGTGGAAAGTTATGGAAATAATGAGAGAAATGTTTCTGGTAATTTTGGTGGTGTTGCTATGCTTTTGAGCCTCTCACATGTTAAAACAATGCACCTGTTAGCTCATCCAGGAGAG GTGCTGCTGACGAGGGAGTTGAAATCATGCACTGACTTCAAAAACCTGAAGACTCTGACCCTTGGTGAATGGTGTATAACTCCTGGATTTGATGTTTTAGCAGCCATGCTAGGGCACTCGCCAAACTTAGAGAACCTTTTTCTCCAGCTTGACATG GCCTATAACAGCAGAGTGGATTTCAATCCAAGGGCAAGTTCATTCGAGTGCACCAACCTGAAGATGGTGCGCATCACCTGCTGTAAGCATGATGTAATGGTCCACACATTGGCAGAATTCTTCAGTGAGAATAACATACCCGATAACAAGATTTTTGTCCGTCGGTCCGCCTGCTCTGGATGTGTTGGAGGCACAAGCTCTCAGGCGAAGCGCAAGGCGCAAAGCGAAGCTAacagaagagaagcaaagtgGATGAAAGCAGGTAACTGA